From one Pseudomonadota bacterium genomic stretch:
- a CDS encoding integration host factor subunit alpha: MTKADLANVLHERLGEKMTKKDAADLVNILFDEVKRTLSSGENVKISGFGNFLVKAKQPRVGRNPQTGKPMTIHGRRVLSFKVSQVLKSELNPDQAG, from the coding sequence ATGACGAAGGCGGATCTCGCGAACGTCCTGCACGAGAGGCTCGGCGAGAAGATGACGAAAAAGGACGCGGCCGATCTGGTCAACATCCTCTTCGATGAAGTGAAGCGCACGTTGTCGTCCGGCGAGAACGTCAAGATCTCGGGTTTCGGCAACTTCCTCGTCAAGGCCAAGCAGCCCCGCGTCGGGCGCAACCCGCAGACCGGCAAGCCGATGACGATCCACGGCCGCCGGGTCCTCTCCTTCAAGGTGAGCCAAGTGCTCAAGAGCGAGCTCAACCCGGATCAGGCGGGCTGA